The proteins below come from a single Pedobacter aquae genomic window:
- the rny gene encoding ribonuclease Y — translation MEIMIYLAIAIVAFGGGVLTGRVLLRQLLKQQEVAAQSKVKKILKDAENNAEILKKNKLLEAKEKFLQMKADHEQEINQKNIAISQRENTLKQKEQSLNQKLENQTRKEQELDNLKKKLEQQTEIVVKKQEEVEAIKNQHIKELETIAGLSAEEAKTQLETNLKEEARTNAMAQIKDIVDEAKMTAAKEAKKVVIQTIQRTATESAIENTVSIFNIENDEIKGRIIGREGRNIRALEAATGIEIIVDDTPEAIILSGFDPVRREIARLALHRLVTDGRIHPARIEEVVAKTQKQIEEEIIEIGERTVIDLGIHGLHPELIRMVGRMRYRSSYGQNLLQHSREVANFCATMASELGLNAKLAKRAGLLHDIGKVPDDNPELPHAILGMQLAEKYKEHPEVCNAIGAHHDEIEMTSMISPIIQACDAISGARPGARREVVESYIRRLKELESLALSYPGVEKTFAIQAGRELRVVVESEKISDAQSEILAADISNRIQTEMTYPGQIKVTVIRETRSVAYAK, via the coding sequence ATGGAGATAATGATTTACCTCGCTATTGCAATTGTTGCTTTTGGTGGAGGAGTTTTAACAGGAAGAGTACTACTTCGTCAGCTGCTTAAACAGCAAGAAGTAGCAGCACAGTCTAAAGTAAAGAAGATTTTAAAGGATGCTGAAAATAATGCTGAAATCTTAAAAAAGAATAAATTATTAGAAGCTAAAGAGAAATTCTTGCAAATGAAAGCAGATCACGAGCAAGAAATCAATCAAAAAAATATTGCCATTTCACAAAGAGAGAACACTTTAAAACAAAAGGAACAGTCTCTCAATCAGAAATTAGAAAATCAAACCAGAAAAGAGCAAGAGCTTGACAATCTTAAAAAGAAGTTAGAGCAACAAACAGAAATTGTTGTTAAAAAACAAGAAGAGGTTGAGGCTATCAAAAATCAACATATCAAAGAATTAGAAACTATTGCTGGTTTATCTGCTGAGGAAGCTAAAACGCAACTAGAAACTAATTTAAAAGAAGAAGCCAGAACCAATGCCATGGCTCAAATTAAAGATATTGTTGATGAAGCCAAAATGACTGCTGCTAAAGAAGCTAAAAAAGTAGTTATACAAACCATTCAACGTACAGCTACAGAATCTGCTATAGAAAATACTGTGTCTATTTTCAATATCGAAAATGATGAAATTAAAGGTAGAATTATAGGTAGAGAAGGCAGAAATATCAGAGCTTTAGAAGCTGCAACAGGTATAGAAATTATTGTTGATGATACGCCAGAGGCTATTATACTTTCTGGTTTTGACCCTGTAAGAAGAGAAATTGCCCGTTTAGCGCTTCACCGTTTGGTAACAGACGGACGTATACACCCAGCCAGAATTGAAGAGGTGGTAGCCAAAACTCAAAAACAAATTGAAGAGGAAATTATTGAGATAGGCGAGCGTACCGTAATTGATTTAGGTATACATGGCTTACACCCAGAGTTGATAAGAATGGTGGGCAGAATGCGTTACCGCTCTTCTTACGGACAGAATTTGTTACAACACTCTAGAGAGGTAGCAAATTTCTGCGCTACCATGGCATCAGAACTTGGGTTAAACGCTAAACTTGCAAAAAGAGCCGGATTATTACATGACATAGGTAAAGTGCCTGATGATAACCCAGAATTGCCACACGCAATTTTAGGTATGCAGCTAGCAGAAAAATATAAAGAACATCCTGAAGTTTGCAATGCTATTGGTGCACACCATGATGAGATAGAAATGACTTCTATGATATCTCCTATTATCCAAGCTTGCGATGCCATTTCTGGTGCAAGACCAGGTGCAAGAAGAGAGGTAGTAGAAAGCTATATCAGAAGACTAAAAGAGTTAGAAAGCTTAGCTTTATCTTACCCTGGCGTAGAGAAAACTTTTGCTATACAAGCAGGTAGAGAGCTAAGGGTAGTGGTGGAAAGTGAAAAAATAAGTGATGCGCAATCTGAAATTTTAGCAGCTGATATCTCTAACAGAATTCAAACTGAAATGACTTATCCTGGTCAAATTAAGGTTACGGTTATCAGAGAAACCAGATCTGTAGCTTACGCGAAATAA
- a CDS encoding phenylalanyl-tRNA synthetase subunit beta: MSVIAQKLDQVLDRTQKLVELAKALQEHNDLLNLENQSLQVALNTSETKRKELEEKLRVLKLAKSLEGTSEKTLDIKKKINEFVREIDKCIVLLKK; the protein is encoded by the coding sequence ATGTCTGTAATAGCTCAAAAATTAGATCAGGTTCTGGACCGCACCCAAAAACTGGTAGAGTTAGCGAAGGCTTTACAGGAGCATAATGACCTTTTAAATCTTGAAAACCAATCGCTTCAAGTAGCACTAAATACTAGTGAAACCAAGCGAAAAGAGTTGGAAGAAAAGCTTAGAGTTTTAAAGCTAGCCAAGAGTTTAGAGGGTACAAGTGAAAAAACACTTGACATCAAGAAAAAAATTAACGAATTTGTGCGGGAAATAGATAAATGTATTGTATTGCTGAAAAAGTAA
- a CDS encoding OmpA family protein, which yields MKTISKISMLLVLSGIATQSNAQETTAETTPRFSTKNFRTWSIGVHGGVLTPYTVFRGQSNDFNTPKENWGYGGYLKKQIIPSFGIQADFLAGNVEGLRASSLVPNTSANALYENSSFKSHIEWSAALTANFTLANLSINNEQGYFSPYVKAGAGYLSSNAEVVNAGPNRGYSENWFIPVGAGFKIGIAKGVNLDLGYDVNFMKTNTFDGITGSRFDNFSYGHAGLEFALGKKENPPLAHYSALADLRKQTAAESQELRRALSSAEQNALRDREQYAKDFGDDDADGVANKFDKCANTPANTVVDGAGCPLSTPKQIIREKIMVTEVDRKIVDEAIKNLEFDLGKSTLRSVSYPTLNRVAALLVEKNFSLKLAGHTDNTGSMELNLRLSKERAEAVKAYLVSQGVNASRIEATGYGPNQPIASNATAAGRQENRRVEFTLF from the coding sequence ATGAAAACAATTTCTAAAATTAGTATGCTGCTTGTTTTATCAGGAATAGCAACACAAAGTAATGCACAGGAAACAACAGCAGAGACAACACCGCGTTTCTCAACCAAAAACTTCCGTACATGGTCTATTGGTGTACATGGTGGTGTTTTAACGCCTTACACTGTCTTTAGGGGCCAATCAAATGATTTTAACACACCCAAAGAAAATTGGGGTTATGGTGGTTATTTAAAAAAGCAAATCATCCCATCTTTTGGAATTCAGGCAGATTTTCTGGCTGGAAATGTAGAAGGTTTAAGAGCATCAAGTTTAGTCCCAAATACTTCTGCCAACGCTCTTTATGAAAACTCTAGTTTTAAGTCTCATATAGAATGGTCTGCGGCTTTAACTGCTAATTTCACTTTAGCCAATTTGAGCATCAATAATGAGCAAGGCTATTTCTCGCCTTATGTAAAAGCAGGGGCTGGATATTTATCATCTAATGCCGAAGTGGTGAATGCCGGACCAAACCGTGGCTATTCAGAAAATTGGTTTATACCTGTTGGTGCCGGATTTAAAATAGGCATCGCAAAAGGTGTAAATTTAGATTTAGGTTATGATGTTAACTTCATGAAAACGAACACCTTTGATGGTATTACTGGCTCTAGATTTGATAATTTCTCTTACGGACATGCAGGACTTGAATTTGCTTTAGGTAAAAAAGAAAATCCGCCATTAGCTCATTATAGCGCTTTGGCTGATTTAAGAAAACAAACTGCTGCAGAAAGTCAAGAATTAAGAAGAGCACTATCTAGTGCAGAGCAAAACGCTTTAAGAGACCGCGAACAATACGCTAAAGATTTTGGTGATGATGATGCTGATGGGGTAGCCAATAAATTTGATAAATGTGCTAATACTCCTGCTAATACGGTAGTAGATGGTGCCGGATGCCCTTTGAGTACGCCAAAACAAATTATCAGAGAGAAAATTATGGTTACCGAGGTGGATAGGAAAATTGTTGATGAAGCCATTAAAAACTTAGAATTTGATTTGGGCAAATCTACCCTACGCTCGGTATCATACCCTACTTTAAATAGAGTAGCTGCTTTACTTGTTGAAAAGAACTTTAGTCTTAAACTTGCTGGCCATACCGATAATACTGGGTCAATGGAATTGAACTTACGTTTATCTAAAGAAAGAGCAGAAGCCGTAAAAGCTTATTTAGTAAGCCAAGGTGTTAATGCTTCCAGAATAGAAGCTACCGGTTACGGACCCAACCAGCCTATTGCAAGTAATGCTACCGCTGCTGGCAGACAAGAAAACCGAAGGGTTGAATTTACACTGTTTTAA
- the pheT gene encoding phenylalanine--tRNA ligase subunit beta, producing the protein MKISYSWLKQFLDTDLKPEEISTLLTSIGLEVESLERVQAVPGGLEGLLIGYVKERSQHPNADRLSITKVDVGSDEDLQIVCGAPNVAAGQKVVVATVGCTVHPTSGEPFKINKSKIRGEVSEGMICAEDEIGLGKSHDGIMILPEDAPIGKEAKEFFNLQDDFLFEIGLTPNRADAASHLGVARDIAAYLQIDIKKPIVDSFKIAEEISAIAVIIEDAVAAPRYSGLTISGIEVKESPNWLKEKLAVIGVRAINNIVDVTNYVLHDLGQPLHAFDADEIKGNKVVVKKCTEGTLFKTLDEVERKLSADDLMICNAQEPMCIAGVFGGITSGVKATTKNIFLESAYFNPVSVRKTAKRHGLKTDSSFRFERGTDPEITVYALKRAALLIQEVAGGTISSPIFDYYPQPNPYFEVDLSLDRVNKIIGQVIPDEEIISIIKSLGITIVKAENRLLQLQVPSYKVDVTREIDVIEEVLRIYGYDNIDIPGKVNASLNYSSKPDKEAVQHTIADLLSANGYFEILSNSLTKKAFTLEEEKAVQILNPLSSDLDVMRQSLLYSGLEAIAYNNNRKQADLKLYEFGKTYFLEEEKYQENNCLAIFVTGKTPANWQNAAKEYSFYQIKATVDAIIQKLNVSNLILEDLKDSEFAYGITYKKGQKTLVRFGAVENAALKKADVDKTVFAAIFNWDLVFTIIRNNKITYQEISKFPAVKRDLSMLLNADISFEQLKKIALKTDKKLLKAVDVFDVYQGDKLPEGKKSYALSFVLQDEEQTLADKQIDAVMQKLITNFEKEIGAEIRK; encoded by the coding sequence ATGAAGATATCATACAGTTGGTTAAAACAATTCCTAGATACAGATTTAAAGCCCGAAGAAATTTCGACCTTACTTACATCCATAGGTTTAGAGGTTGAGAGTTTAGAGCGTGTACAAGCAGTACCCGGTGGTTTAGAAGGTTTGCTTATAGGTTATGTAAAAGAGCGCTCTCAACACCCTAATGCAGATAGATTAAGCATCACGAAAGTTGATGTTGGTAGTGACGAAGATTTACAAATTGTTTGTGGTGCACCAAACGTAGCAGCTGGTCAGAAAGTAGTAGTTGCAACGGTGGGTTGTACCGTTCATCCAACAAGTGGCGAGCCTTTCAAAATCAACAAATCTAAAATAAGAGGCGAAGTATCAGAAGGGATGATTTGTGCCGAAGACGAAATAGGCTTAGGAAAGTCGCATGATGGTATCATGATTTTGCCAGAAGATGCGCCAATTGGTAAAGAGGCAAAAGAATTTTTTAATCTTCAGGATGATTTTCTTTTTGAAATAGGCTTAACGCCAAATAGGGCAGATGCCGCTTCTCATTTAGGTGTTGCTCGTGATATAGCAGCTTACCTACAAATTGATATTAAAAAACCTATTGTTGATAGTTTTAAAATAGCAGAAGAAATATCAGCTATAGCAGTTATCATTGAAGATGCTGTAGCAGCACCAAGATATTCTGGTTTAACCATCAGCGGGATAGAAGTTAAAGAATCTCCTAATTGGTTAAAAGAGAAATTAGCTGTTATAGGCGTAAGAGCAATCAACAACATTGTAGATGTTACCAACTATGTTTTACATGATTTAGGGCAGCCTCTACATGCTTTTGATGCCGATGAAATTAAAGGAAATAAAGTTGTTGTAAAAAAATGTACAGAAGGTACTTTATTTAAAACTTTAGATGAGGTAGAGCGTAAGCTTTCTGCTGATGATTTAATGATTTGTAATGCTCAAGAGCCTATGTGTATTGCCGGAGTTTTTGGTGGTATAACATCAGGTGTAAAAGCTACAACAAAAAATATATTCTTAGAGAGTGCTTATTTTAACCCTGTAAGCGTAAGAAAAACAGCTAAAAGACATGGTTTAAAAACCGATTCTTCTTTCCGTTTTGAGCGTGGTACAGATCCAGAAATTACTGTTTACGCTTTAAAAAGAGCGGCTTTGTTGATACAGGAAGTTGCTGGGGGTACTATTTCATCTCCAATATTTGATTATTATCCACAACCAAACCCTTATTTTGAGGTTGATTTAAGCTTAGATAGGGTAAATAAAATCATTGGACAGGTTATTCCTGATGAGGAAATCATCAGTATCATTAAATCTTTAGGTATTACCATTGTTAAAGCTGAGAACAGGTTACTTCAATTACAAGTGCCAAGCTACAAAGTTGATGTAACTAGAGAAATTGATGTAATAGAAGAAGTATTAAGAATTTATGGTTACGATAATATCGATATACCAGGTAAAGTTAATGCCTCTTTAAACTATTCATCTAAACCTGATAAGGAAGCGGTACAACATACCATTGCCGATTTATTATCAGCAAATGGATATTTCGAGATTTTATCTAACTCTTTAACAAAGAAGGCTTTTACTTTAGAAGAAGAGAAAGCCGTACAAATTTTAAATCCGCTAAGTTCTGATTTAGATGTGATGCGACAGTCTTTGTTGTACTCTGGCTTAGAAGCTATTGCATACAACAACAATAGAAAACAAGCAGATTTAAAGTTGTACGAGTTTGGGAAGACTTACTTTTTAGAAGAAGAGAAATATCAGGAAAATAATTGCTTAGCTATTTTTGTAACGGGTAAAACGCCTGCTAACTGGCAAAATGCAGCTAAAGAATACAGCTTCTATCAAATTAAAGCCACAGTTGATGCAATCATTCAAAAGCTAAATGTTTCTAATTTGATATTAGAAGACTTAAAAGATAGTGAGTTTGCTTATGGTATCACCTATAAAAAAGGACAAAAAACTTTAGTAAGGTTTGGTGCAGTAGAGAACGCTGCTTTAAAGAAAGCAGATGTTGATAAAACCGTTTTTGCAGCTATCTTCAATTGGGATTTAGTATTTACCATCATCAGAAATAATAAAATCACTTACCAGGAGATTTCTAAATTCCCTGCGGTTAAAAGAGATCTCTCGATGTTGCTAAATGCTGATATTAGTTTTGAGCAGTTGAAAAAGATAGCCCTTAAAACAGATAAGAAATTACTGAAAGCTGTTGACGTTTTTGATGTTTACCAAGGAGATAAACTTCCTGAAGGAAAAAAATCTTATGCTTTAAGCTTTGTTTTGCAAGATGAGGAACAAACCTTAGCAGATAAACAGATAGATGCGGTGATGCAGAAATTAATTACTAATTTCGAAAAAGAAATAGGTGCAGAAATTAGAAAGTAA
- a CDS encoding cell division protein ZapA, translating into MGEISIKINIADRVYPLKINVEEEEVVRRAAKLINDRIKEFQENYAVKDKQDLLSMCVLYYATATIKAEKNASNEDTEVAEKVYHLDSLLNDFFAKQK; encoded by the coding sequence ATGGGAGAGATCTCCATAAAAATAAATATTGCTGACCGTGTTTATCCTTTAAAGATAAACGTTGAAGAAGAGGAAGTTGTGAGGCGAGCTGCTAAATTAATAAATGACCGCATAAAAGAATTTCAAGAAAATTATGCAGTTAAAGATAAACAAGATTTGCTCTCTATGTGTGTGTTGTATTATGCAACGGCAACCATAAAGGCCGAGAAAAATGCCAGTAATGAAGATACAGAGGTGGCAGAGAAAGTTTATCATTTAGATAGTTTATTGAACGATTTTTTCGCTAAACAAAAGTAA
- a CDS encoding Mpo1 family 2-hydroxy fatty acid dioxygenase: MAKVNQEEKREVDVLFDEYSKSHQHPTNKLIHWICVPLILFSIIGLVTAIPFPYIAFLGKYNTYINWFSFLLAGSIYYYLKLSPLLSYLMLFVVGGMYYFIVQLEYVEQAGGPALWQVSLAIFILSWIGQFIGHKMEGKKPSFITDLKFLLVGPIWLLHFILKRFNIRY, encoded by the coding sequence ATGGCTAAAGTAAATCAAGAAGAAAAAAGAGAGGTAGACGTTTTGTTTGATGAGTATTCAAAATCACATCAACATCCAACAAATAAACTTATTCATTGGATATGTGTACCCCTTATTTTGTTTAGCATTATAGGTTTAGTAACCGCCATACCTTTTCCGTATATTGCCTTTTTAGGGAAATATAATACTTACATCAATTGGTTTTCTTTTTTACTGGCAGGTAGCATCTATTACTATTTAAAACTATCACCTTTGCTTTCTTATTTGATGTTATTTGTAGTGGGTGGCATGTATTATTTTATTGTACAGCTAGAATATGTAGAGCAAGCAGGTGGCCCAGCATTATGGCAAGTAAGCTTGGCAATATTTATCTTATCTTGGATAGGGCAATTTATAGGGCATAAAATGGAAGGCAAAAAGCCTTCTTTTATTACAGATTTGAAGTTTTTATTGGTTGGGCCTATTTGGTTACTCCATTTTATTTTAAAGAGGTTCAACATCAGATATTAA
- a CDS encoding carboxypeptidase-like regulatory domain-containing protein — MNQKLFSSFSIISILLITLSTNVFAQTGKIAGKVTDKTTGETLIGLYVGIDGTTKGAVTDVDGRYTLLNLAPGKYNLVFKYLGYQTKNVSNIEVKDGVVSTLNIIMEEAATQSLGEIVVTATYSRESETALILNQKNSIEIKQGIGAQELSRKGIGDVEEGLTKITGITKVDGRGLFVRGLEDRYNNLLINGLAVPSNNPFKKIIPLDLFPTDIVSVLETSKTFNSSLYGDFAGGTFNIVTSKGEKPVTKISIGTSFCLTQLLGSF, encoded by the coding sequence GTGAATCAAAAATTATTTAGCTCATTTTCTATCATTAGCATACTGCTAATAACTTTATCAACAAATGTTTTTGCGCAAACTGGCAAAATTGCAGGTAAAGTTACCGATAAAACTACTGGAGAAACATTAATAGGTTTATACGTAGGTATAGATGGTACAACTAAAGGTGCTGTAACAGATGTTGATGGCCGTTATACGCTGCTAAATTTAGCACCAGGCAAGTACAATTTAGTATTCAAATATTTAGGTTATCAAACCAAAAACGTAAGTAATATAGAAGTAAAGGATGGTGTTGTTTCTACATTAAATATCATCATGGAAGAAGCCGCTACACAAAGCTTAGGTGAAATTGTAGTCACTGCAACTTACAGTAGAGAATCTGAAACGGCTCTTATCTTAAACCAAAAGAACTCTATAGAAATTAAACAAGGAATAGGGGCGCAAGAGTTATCAAGAAAGGGTATTGGTGATGTAGAAGAAGGTTTAACCAAAATTACAGGTATAACTAAAGTTGATGGTAGAGGTTTATTTGTTCGTGGTTTAGAGGATAGGTATAATAATTTGCTTATCAACGGTTTGGCTGTTCCATCTAATAATCCTTTCAAGAAAATTATTCCGCTAGATCTTTTTCCTACAGATATTGTAAGTGTTTTAGAAACATCTAAGACTTTTAATTCTAGCTTGTACGGAGATTTTGCCGGTGGTACATTTAATATTGTAACATCTAAAGGCGAAAAGCCGGTTACCAAAATCAGTATCGGGACAAGCTTTTGTCTAACACAACTTTTAGGAAGTTTTTAA
- a CDS encoding TonB-dependent receptor domain-containing protein, whose translation MSNTTFRKFLRAEDATSLENYVGFGADTRSLPKAFGSRPSAYMMPASEALSQFGSGYDVESGNAPLNTSLNILHTQRFQLEKDRSFQYLFSLNTDNNFQYREGVDRFFNTAQGIYDNNLYTTTNRFSTNSSVLSAINYGTKRLSLNLNAFYLRGTENTIQDQLGYTNSQATVSNAFIRLNQLQKTDFFTGQLFTNYKLTKNDAHSIKAGVSYSKTQYQLPDRKSFRGSLIDEHTTSVNYSGNSLYRQYMNFDGDFFGSGLLEYNWKFGHDDLTKAHKLSLGYNGSFNKVASSSRFIVSQNLASNNTSFNTNAPDATLANEIANGNFTYREGSNATYAATMREGVNAGYADLALQFNDKLNINVGARVEQSERLTRFRNPGSFSDPFQRVKLNNLDVLPAANLKYSLTDKANLRFSASKTLTKPVIMEAFPLEFVNPDATIESGNPNIINSDNYNFDAKYEFFPTNKEMFAFTAFAKYIENPIERLFLQTAGSGGLQITYNNSKQAVLYGAEIEFLLQLSRLSESLSNFSAGFNTSLMYTRTTIDVVKNSVETAAIGDNNTRRLQGASPWLINADIKHETDFSKKWKSTMTLAYSIYGERIYAVGTNGLDNYYEKPFGKLDFIWNNKISTKWDVKLGIENILNPTYRIDLGDESTIQIFENDLTVKDFKRGVGVSLGLGYTF comes from the coding sequence TTGTCTAACACAACTTTTAGGAAGTTTTTAAGAGCAGAAGACGCAACTTCTTTAGAGAATTATGTAGGTTTTGGTGCCGATACAAGATCGCTACCTAAAGCTTTTGGTAGCAGACCATCTGCTTACATGATGCCTGCCAGTGAAGCGCTTTCGCAATTTGGTTCTGGTTATGATGTAGAAAGCGGGAACGCACCTTTAAATACAAGTTTGAATATTCTACATACACAAAGATTTCAGTTAGAAAAAGATCGTTCTTTCCAATATCTATTTTCGTTAAATACCGATAATAACTTTCAATACAGAGAAGGGGTAGATAGGTTCTTTAATACAGCACAAGGTATTTATGATAACAATCTTTATACTACAACGAACAGGTTTTCTACCAATTCATCAGTATTATCTGCCATAAACTATGGCACCAAAAGATTAAGCCTTAATCTCAACGCCTTTTATTTGAGAGGTACAGAAAACACCATTCAAGACCAATTGGGCTATACCAATAGTCAGGCAACTGTTTCCAATGCATTCATCAGACTAAATCAATTACAAAAAACAGATTTCTTTACTGGTCAGCTTTTCACGAACTATAAGTTGACAAAAAATGATGCCCATAGCATCAAAGCAGGTGTTTCTTATTCAAAAACTCAATACCAATTACCAGACAGAAAATCTTTTAGAGGGTCTCTTATTGATGAACATACGACTTCTGTAAACTATTCTGGAAATAGCTTATACAGACAATACATGAATTTTGATGGGGATTTCTTTGGGTCTGGATTGTTAGAATATAACTGGAAGTTTGGTCATGATGATTTAACAAAGGCTCATAAATTAAGCTTAGGATATAACGGTTCCTTCAATAAAGTAGCATCAAGTTCAAGATTTATAGTGTCTCAGAATTTAGCATCGAATAACACAAGCTTTAACACCAATGCTCCAGATGCTACTTTAGCAAATGAAATAGCAAATGGTAATTTCACTTACAGAGAAGGTAGTAATGCTACTTATGCGGCTACTATGAGAGAAGGTGTAAACGCAGGTTATGCAGATTTAGCTCTTCAATTTAATGATAAGTTAAACATTAACGTAGGCGCTAGAGTTGAACAATCAGAGCGTTTAACCAGATTTAGAAATCCTGGAAGTTTTAGTGATCCTTTTCAAAGAGTTAAATTAAATAATTTAGATGTTTTACCTGCTGCCAATTTAAAATATAGTTTAACAGACAAAGCAAATTTAAGATTTTCGGCTTCAAAAACTTTAACCAAGCCTGTTATCATGGAAGCCTTTCCTCTAGAATTTGTTAACCCTGACGCTACTATCGAAAGCGGTAATCCTAATATTATTAATAGTGATAACTATAACTTTGATGCTAAATACGAGTTCTTTCCAACAAACAAAGAAATGTTTGCCTTTACTGCTTTTGCTAAGTATATAGAAAACCCCATAGAACGTTTGTTTCTACAAACAGCAGGTAGTGGTGGTTTGCAAATAACTTACAATAACTCAAAACAAGCAGTACTTTACGGAGCAGAAATAGAATTCTTATTACAGTTATCCAGACTAAGCGAATCTCTTTCAAACTTTTCAGCAGGGTTCAACACTTCTTTGATGTATACCAGAACAACTATAGATGTTGTTAAAAACAGTGTTGAAACTGCTGCTATTGGCGATAATAATACACGTAGACTTCAAGGTGCATCACCATGGTTAATAAATGCTGACATCAAACACGAAACAGATTTTAGCAAAAAATGGAAAAGTACCATGACTTTAGCTTATAGCATTTACGGAGAGCGTATTTACGCAGTAGGAACCAATGGCTTAGATAATTATTATGAAAAACCATTTGGAAAGCTTGACTTTATTTGGAACAATAAGATATCTACTAAATGGGATGTGAAATTAGGAATAGAAAACATCCTGAACCCAACTTACAGAATAGATTTAGGTGATGAAAGTACCATCCAAATTTTTGAGAATGATTTAACCGTTAAAGACTTTAAAAGAGGAGTAGGGGTGTCTTTAGGTTTAGGATATACTTTCTAA